ACCCAGTTCGAAGGCCCTCGGCTGAAGCCCGAAGCCCCGGACGAACAGCGAGAAGAGGAAGGTCGCGGCGACGGCCAGCGCGAAGCCCACGAGCAGGGCCATCAGGCCCTGCCGGATTCTCGGCCGGGAGCCGTGGTCGATCGCGAGGGCGACGCTGGTGATGGCCCCGTACTCGGGTCCGACCACCATGGCGGCGACGATGAGGATCTGGGAGTTGGTGATGATGCCGACCGCGCCGATGAGCCCCGCGACGACCAGGAAGAGGTAGAAGCTCGGGGGGTATCTGCCCTCGGCCCGGATCCGCGCCTCCACCTGCGCCCACACCGGTGCGCGCGGCGTGGCCCCGAGCCGCTGGGCCCCGGTCCTCGCGGCGTGTTCCGAGAACACCGTGTCCACCGGATCGAGGACGATGGAGCCGTGGCGCTCAAGGCCCAGGTCCCGCAGGCCGCGCAGCACGTCGTTCGCGGCTCCGGTCAGGACGTCGCACTCGATGGCGTCACCGTCGGGGTTGCGTACGCCGCCCGTCTGGAGGACCACGTTCAAGGCGCACGGCTCGTCGCCCAGCAGGGCCATGGTGCGCCGCGTGAGTTCCGGCGGGCACACCGCGCGGACATGAATCATGTCCATCCGGACCTCCGCGTTTCGGTGCGGTGCGCCGGCTCGTGACGTGGACAGGTCGCCCCTTCATTAACGCGGTGGGACCTGCCCCCGGCAACTCGGCGTGCCGGAATCCGGCTTCTGTCGGAGGCTGGTGACATGCCGATGCCCGACGAGCTGAGCGAGGCCGAGTTCCGGTCGCTCTACCGCCGACTGCGCGGCACGGCCTCTCTCGGTGGCAGGCGCCGAGGCGCCCTGGACACGATCACCGCGGAACAGGTGCTGGCGGCCGTCCGCGAGGTGCGGTCGGGACGTACGGTGTCGCTCGCCGCCCCCGTGGAGACCCGTACCGAACCCGACGACGCCGATCCGGCCGAGCACCGGCTCACCGCTCCGGCCGACGGCGAACCGGCCCCGAAGGGACTGGACTTCGCTCGGGACCGCTTCGCCATGAACATTCACGGCGATGTGGACAGCCACCTCGACGCGCTGTGCCATGTCATCTACGACGGCACGCTGCACGGCGGCATACCGGCGGCCGACGCGCTGTCGCCGGAGGGCGCGAGCGTCCTGTCCGTCGAGCTGGCCCGCGACGGCATCGTCGGGCGTGGCGTCCTCCTCGACATACCCCGGGTGCACGGCCTCTCCTGGCTCGAACCCGGATCGAACGTGACCGCCGAGGATCTGAGCGCCGCCGAGACCCGGCAGGGGCTACGGGTCGGCCGCGGCGACATCCTGCTCGTACGGGTCGGACACCGCCGGCGCCGCGAGGAGCTGGGCCCCTGGGACGTGGCCGCCGCCCGTGCCGGACTCCATCCGACCGCGATGGAGTTCGTGGCCGACCGGGAGGTGGCGGTGCTCGGCAGTGACAGCAACAACGACACGGCTCCGAGCGCGGTGCGAGGGGTCGCGTTCCCGGTGCATGTGCTCGCCGTCCACGCCATGGGGCTGCATCTGCTCGACTATCTGCGGTTCGAGGACCTCGCGCCGATCTGCGCGCGGGAAGGCCGCTGGTCGTTCCTGTGCGTGATCGCCCCGCTCCGGCTGCCCGCGGCCACCGGCTCGCCCGTCAATCCCCTGGCGATCCTGTGACGACGGTCGTCACCGGGCGGTCCCGTAGTGGCCGGCGCTCGCCCCGACGGTGCCGTGATGGTCGCCGTCACCCGGGCGGTGCGGTGATGGCCGGTCAGGGTCAGGCGGTCAGCTGGTAGATGCTCTTGCCCACCAGCCACAGACCCAGCAGCAGGCACACCGTCACGATCGCCTCGTCCTGATGGCCCTCGACCCACGTCCGCAGCCGCCCGAGCCGGACGCGGGACGAGTCGGGGGCGAAGGTCGCGTAGACCTCCATGACCAGCAGGCTGGAGCTGGCCAGCAGGCAGTAGCCCAGCAACGCCGCGTACGAGGCGGCGTGGGAGAGGTCCGCCTCCACCACGGTGGCGGCACCGGCGGCCACCAGCCCCCAGGGCTGGAGGAACAGCGCCAGTCCGGCCGCCGTCCACGGGGAGATCCGGTCGAGCCGGGACATCATCCCGGACGACTTGCGCCGCCTGCCCCTCCTGCGGCGGGTGCGCTCCCCGTACCAGACGAGGCCCACGCCGATGGCCAGTTTGGCGGCCAGGGCGACCGTGGAGGGCGGCGACTTGGGCGGCGGCGGTTTCCCGCCGGTC
This portion of the Streptomyces mirabilis genome encodes:
- a CDS encoding GAP family protein; protein product: MVLDLVLIGLAIAVNPFSVTAFVLVLSTRGGIWNGLAFVLTWLASFVAIIAVVLLMTGGKPPPPKSPPSTVALAAKLAIGVGLVWYGERTRRRRGRRRKSSGMMSRLDRISPWTAAGLALFLQPWGLVAAGAATVVEADLSHAASYAALLGYCLLASSSLLVMEVYATFAPDSSRVRLGRLRTWVEGHQDEAIVTVCLLLGLWLVGKSIYQLTA
- a CDS encoding DUF389 domain-containing protein, which translates into the protein MDMIHVRAVCPPELTRRTMALLGDEPCALNVVLQTGGVRNPDGDAIECDVLTGAANDVLRGLRDLGLERHGSIVLDPVDTVFSEHAARTGAQRLGATPRAPVWAQVEARIRAEGRYPPSFYLFLVVAGLIGAVGIITNSQILIVAAMVVGPEYGAITSVALAIDHGSRPRIRQGLMALLVGFALAVAATFLFSLFVRGFGLQPRAFELGVRPVSNLINTPNFFSVVVAVLAGVVGIVSLAEARTSALLGVFISVTTVPAGADIGVSCAFASWDEAWGSLLQLLLNIVVLIVVGTGTLKCQRAIWRRVGERRHRREVRRTA
- a CDS encoding cyclase family protein is translated as MPMPDELSEAEFRSLYRRLRGTASLGGRRRGALDTITAEQVLAAVREVRSGRTVSLAAPVETRTEPDDADPAEHRLTAPADGEPAPKGLDFARDRFAMNIHGDVDSHLDALCHVIYDGTLHGGIPAADALSPEGASVLSVELARDGIVGRGVLLDIPRVHGLSWLEPGSNVTAEDLSAAETRQGLRVGRGDILLVRVGHRRRREELGPWDVAAARAGLHPTAMEFVADREVAVLGSDSNNDTAPSAVRGVAFPVHVLAVHAMGLHLLDYLRFEDLAPICAREGRWSFLCVIAPLRLPAATGSPVNPLAIL